One Aegilops tauschii subsp. strangulata cultivar AL8/78 chromosome 7, Aet v6.0, whole genome shotgun sequence genomic window carries:
- the LOC109749389 gene encoding transcription factor LRL1, which produces MAGGDGGGGGAAQDDFFDQMLSTLPSAWGDLGAGGKSPWEIAAGAEDLGAFDESTLLASRLRQHQIGGEKPVMLQLTDLQRQGLGGEESGGTGFSPLPLFADRSPPQSREEMDGGFKSPNGTGGDHALFNGFGVHGAGAAVQPPFGQGGSMSGQSFGGGPAASGGTTAPASSGGGGGGAAPPRQTRVRARRGQATDPHSIAERLRRERIAERMKSLQELVPNANKTDKASMLDEIIDYVKFLQLQVKVLSMSRLGGAAGMAPLVASMSSEANSSAKSSNGGGNSGAAAAAKANGGGESGGGGGGGGLRVTEHQVAKMMEEDMGTAMQYLQGKGLCLMPISLASAISSATTTTTSPTSLLARQAVRPAAALASANGGGDDAAARPVKVDAGAASGGKP; this is translated from the exons atggccggcggcgacggcggcggcggcggcgcggcgcagGACGACTTCTTCGACCAGATGCTGTCGACGCTGCCCTCCGCGTGGGGCGACCTGGGCGCCGGCGGGAAGTCGCCCTGGGAGATCGCGGCGGGCGCGGAGGACCTCGGCGCCTTCGACGAGTCGACGCTGCTCGCGTCCAGGCTCCGGCAGCACCAGATCGGGGGAGAGAAGCCGGTCATGCTGCAGCTCACCGACCTCCAGCGGCAGGGCCTCGGCGGCGAGGAGAGCGGCGGCACGGGGTTCTCGCCGCTGCCGCTGTTCGCGGACCGGTCGCCCCCGCAGTCGCGGGAGGAGATGGACGGCGGCTTCAAGTCGCCCAATGGCACG GGAGGTGACCACGCGCTGTTCAACGGATTCGGGGTGCATGGCGCCGGCGCCGCCGTGCAGCCGCCGTTTGGCCAG GGAGGATCAATGTCGGGGCAGAGCTTCGGAGGAGGGCCGGCGGCGAGCGGGGGCACGACGGCGCCCGCTTcctctggcggcggcggcggcggcgcagcccCGCCGCGGCAGACGCGCGTGCGGGCGAGGCGAGGGCAGGCCACCGACCCGCACAGCATCGCCGAACGT CTCCGGCGGGAGAGGATCGCGGAGCGGATGAAGTCGCTGCAGGAGCTGGTTCCCAACGCCAACAAG ACTGACAAGGCGTCGATGCTGGACGAGATCATCGACTACGTCAAGTTCCTGCAGCTCCAAGTCAAG GTGCTGAGCATGAGCCGGCTGGGCGGGGCGGCCGGCATGGCGCCGCTGGTGGCCAGCATGTCATCCGAG GCGAACAGCAGTGCGAAGAGCAGCAACGGCGGCGGGAACAGCGGTGCGGCCGCGGCCGCCAAGGCGAACGGCGGAGGCGagagcggcggcggtggagggggCGGCGGGCTGCGGGTGACGGAGCATCAGGTGGccaagatgatggaggaggacaTGGGCACGGCCATGCAGTACCTGCAGGGGAAGGGCCTCTGCCTCATGCCCATCTCCCTCGCCTCCGCCATctcctccgccaccaccaccaccacctccccGACCTCGCTCCTCGCCAGGCAGGCcgtccgccccgccgccgcgctggcctccgcgaacggcggcggcgacgacgccgccgcccggcccGTCAAGGTCGACGCCGGCGCCGCGTCCGGCGGGAAGCCGTGA